A single genomic interval of Lacrimispora sphenoides JCM 1415 harbors:
- the eam gene encoding glutamate 2,3-aminomutase, whose product MGISKKQQVSIERAEELKGRIEDFLEARKRIPKGMDLEEEFIKRKTRILEVLDATEENWKDYQWQLTHRITDVETLSKIIFLSETEKMRIKKVEKKFRWAVSPYYLSLADPDDRYDPIRLLSIPTYKELEDTCMDLDPMGEEFTNPAGCITRRYPDRLIINVTNECAMYCRHCQRRRNIGEEDAHRSRSMILESIDYIRENEEIRDVLITGGDALCLSDEYLEWIIKQLKEIPHVDYIRLGTRSLVTMPQRITDQLCSMLKKYHPIYINTHFNHPIEITKESKAACEKLADSGIVLGNQAVLLNGINNDKYIMRLLNHELLKCRVRPYYIFHAKHVQGTAHFNTSIEDGIEIMEYLRGYTSGMAIPTFIVNAPKGLGKTPIFPNYIVSRGPGYVQLRTWEGNIVKYEDHETKDIRNYLES is encoded by the coding sequence ATGGGAATAAGCAAAAAACAACAGGTATCAATTGAAAGAGCAGAAGAATTAAAGGGGCGGATCGAAGATTTTTTAGAGGCACGCAAGAGAATTCCAAAAGGAATGGATTTAGAGGAAGAATTTATTAAGAGGAAAACCAGAATATTAGAGGTACTGGATGCCACAGAAGAAAATTGGAAAGATTACCAATGGCAGTTAACTCATAGAATAACGGATGTTGAAACTTTAAGTAAAATCATTTTCTTAAGCGAGACAGAAAAAATGCGCATTAAAAAGGTGGAGAAAAAATTCAGATGGGCGGTTTCTCCCTATTATTTAAGTCTGGCAGATCCAGATGACAGATATGATCCTATCCGGTTATTATCAATTCCAACCTATAAAGAATTAGAGGATACCTGCATGGATCTTGATCCCATGGGGGAAGAATTTACAAATCCAGCAGGTTGCATTACAAGACGATATCCAGACCGGTTAATTATTAATGTGACCAATGAATGTGCCATGTACTGCAGGCACTGCCAGAGAAGAAGGAATATCGGGGAGGAGGATGCTCATCGGTCCCGCAGCATGATTCTGGAGTCCATTGATTATATAAGGGAAAATGAAGAAATCAGGGATGTGTTGATCACCGGCGGGGATGCCCTGTGCCTTTCTGATGAATACCTTGAGTGGATAATAAAGCAGCTGAAAGAGATCCCTCATGTTGATTACATCCGCCTGGGAACCAGGAGCCTGGTAACCATGCCTCAAAGGATCACAGACCAATTATGTTCCATGCTGAAAAAATATCATCCGATCTATATAAATACGCATTTCAATCATCCCATAGAAATTACGAAAGAATCGAAAGCTGCATGTGAAAAACTGGCTGATTCCGGGATCGTTCTGGGAAATCAGGCCGTATTGTTAAATGGAATCAATAATGATAAGTACATCATGCGGTTGCTCAATCATGAGCTGCTCAAATGCAGGGTAAGACCTTATTACATCTTTCATGCAAAACATGTTCAGGGAACCGCTCATTTTAATACATCCATTGAAGACGGTATAGAGATCATGGAATACTTACGAGGCTACACTTCGGGTATGGCGATCCCCACATTTATAGTAAATGCTCCCAAGGGATTGGGAAAAACGCCTATCTTTCCCAATTACATTGTATCCCGGGGACCGGGCTATGTTCAATTAAGAACCTGGGAAGGAAATATCGTAAAATACGAAGACCATGAAACAAAGGATATCCGGAATTATCTTGAATCATGA
- a CDS encoding polysaccharide lyase family 8 super-sandwich domain-containing protein, protein MKQKIRNKWKRVTSMCLAMQMVMTVPAAGQTLPVISGSELLNTRHYAASINPTVGGGSLSLSKYSDTTLAWNTMNEELIPGTTMFWEGGNQFRGGEITTELSMKSLSETYGVQGVKLGNEVHGVKSWFLFGDEILCAGAGLKAQTGSSGQLITVVDNIPVLKDTKLALTNPNNGYRNVLSASTNQWSSLINTPTKGIHTQRNWLSASDLNNNELQWSYVFGDGETGSFLTTSNVYYRLNTKQSDTAQLAEFFIAPGETYQYTMVAGKTTADYSNSSLYKTDARLLINTPQIQAASSITEGLISVNKWSSDSIRLDNQVVSLTMNESMSLTVKKDPSNGNITLNIAKPENQTDGYLEVTLETRGKGILTNSNQKALADSSFGSNIFLKFDASEMGSEPVVLTIEGKAAEAITGDEIVLVRGEDGRVEKPAELSGSIRWEVKIPKPDGNYVRNAGSSKIKRELLEGETDGTRKAGDADGSHIASVKKLSGEDALLTANEKGNVTVLATDENGKQKKWNVTVLYEDPANLPQTEPEDYETIRKRWKDSLIGNDLTELDGGRVILDDIQAQAKSAWEAYSYKGQDSCAGIPWLKDEGAEGNPEIPYENDAVEFRPAFKKVLAMAKAYAAKGNLYYQNDELIKDIKQIMNYLCSQCYSPKTQTDNWWTWEIGVPKDLIPILVLIYDQLTEEEISLYTEGLYFFQPDPYHEGIIGTGSTHAQGYRTAQGANIIDCSRTALGLGIIREDNELVYMAQKASSETFIIQSLKDSTKIADQGYTSGFYADGSYLDHSHVPYLGSYGIEFLKGGAGMPPLFAGTPWEYPREVQENLEFYLKEGFLNGMYDGLMLDSLKGRSVSRPAGSNRDAGREAMILMIQLMDSVSPEVQEELKSSLKAWMEIDPGFIKILSGAEYISIKEKALEIQGDDSIATSIAPIHKNLPLMDRAIHRTDKFLMVLSMYSERIQNTEIMNHENRYGWHQGSGMTYLYNQDTMQYTENFWNTVNPLRLAGTTLVSKNIGNGQPDSSGFAQGGDFRSRESWVGGSSIENDGINGMSLTGEVRVKEGEGSPAVTYSPNLSAKKSWFMLGEQIVCLGAGISNSGEEYPVESIIENRRLKQDGDNALIINGEPKDLMTESASLVDIVDGKVDVSGTTLSDVSWAHLEGNTDGSDIGYYFPAGSQTISVRKARNAGNWSMVGTSNGKAEENYLEMWFDHGKNPEDATYEYVLLPGMTAEETEQYSREPQITVLANTSQMQAVYDRSENTLGANVWTDAASKIGDFSIKGAASFMAKEDENGILTVSASDPTMKNTGTIVIEINKPVTEILSSDENVKAELTEYGAKLTIQVKGTNGSNSYATMQLAASLYPQAVTLAPGQSMSFAVNDYTNDAGIITWKVTGDKSLESGTGIDEEGCLDIDDFEESSRLNVTAELENGLKLQAFVSLGGKVGPELPKNIQKVQSLIEDAVKEAISNDDYSDYKVQKAIRSAVNALTAVSNEELATYLMDQLIALEELYKAAMAANDCMIDSRVDSTETEITGIQIAGAALSIPIKITGNSATPSSAVRATASNASKASPSTAFLIFEDEEDDQEIRTAIMSVNDGNVSETEEEFRKTFGLQLQLEDKYGNRKPISLNAPVKVWMDIPDQGKDSSSITATFKGSGGETRQLPIYWNHKTDKISFVLTDNGTVTLIINSTTGGEEHFQVSIDDSLEGGSITANLSEGKKGTKVIVKTVPDIGYRLKRLSVNGKTVSPDKNGKYEFLLLQDTYITGEFRKTNLDGEGSQDRNRNSESNIVSSVWKKVNGKWYYFNDKGNMATGWLLVDGKWYWLSLDGAMQTGWVFDQMDSSWYYLDSSGAMAEGWNCIDGKWYYLTTQAEGSSGWAMNQEKWEYKKPEGYSRPRGSLYMNGVTPDGWLVDSNGVWNQ, encoded by the coding sequence GTGAAGCAAAAGATTAGGAACAAGTGGAAGCGGGTGACAAGCATGTGTCTGGCAATGCAGATGGTCATGACAGTTCCAGCTGCCGGACAGACATTACCAGTAATATCCGGATCAGAATTATTAAACACACGGCATTATGCTGCGTCCATTAATCCTACAGTGGGAGGGGGAAGTCTGTCACTATCTAAATACAGTGATACGACTTTAGCATGGAACACCATGAATGAAGAACTGATACCTGGAACAACCATGTTCTGGGAAGGGGGAAACCAATTTCGAGGGGGTGAAATTACAACAGAACTGTCAATGAAGTCACTTTCGGAAACTTACGGTGTACAAGGAGTAAAGCTGGGGAATGAGGTTCATGGCGTTAAATCATGGTTTTTATTCGGTGACGAAATCCTTTGTGCCGGAGCAGGCCTCAAGGCACAAACAGGAAGCAGCGGGCAGCTCATAACCGTTGTAGATAATATTCCTGTTTTAAAAGATACAAAGCTGGCATTGACAAATCCCAACAACGGATACCGAAATGTACTGTCAGCAAGTACAAACCAGTGGAGTTCCCTCATTAATACACCGACGAAAGGGATTCATACCCAGAGAAACTGGCTCAGCGCATCTGACTTGAACAATAACGAACTGCAATGGTCCTATGTGTTTGGAGACGGCGAGACCGGATCGTTCCTGACTACTTCAAACGTATACTATCGACTGAACACGAAACAGTCTGATACGGCTCAATTGGCCGAGTTTTTTATTGCTCCCGGAGAAACCTACCAGTATACCATGGTCGCAGGGAAAACAACCGCTGATTATTCAAATTCAAGTCTCTACAAAACCGATGCAAGGCTTCTGATAAATACTCCGCAGATACAGGCTGCTTCCAGTATTACAGAAGGGCTTATATCTGTAAACAAGTGGTCTTCCGACAGCATCAGGCTGGATAATCAGGTAGTGTCCTTAACGATGAATGAGAGTATGTCACTTACCGTAAAAAAAGATCCTTCTAATGGTAATATAACACTAAATATTGCAAAGCCTGAGAACCAAACCGATGGTTATCTGGAGGTAACACTGGAAACCCGGGGAAAAGGCATACTAACAAATTCAAACCAAAAGGCATTGGCAGATTCCTCTTTTGGCTCTAATATTTTCCTTAAATTCGATGCTTCCGAAATGGGATCTGAGCCAGTGGTTCTGACGATTGAAGGAAAGGCAGCTGAAGCAATAACAGGAGATGAGATTGTTTTGGTAAGAGGAGAAGACGGACGGGTTGAAAAACCGGCTGAATTATCCGGCAGCATTCGTTGGGAAGTTAAAATACCAAAGCCCGACGGAAATTATGTACGCAATGCGGGAAGCAGTAAGATTAAGAGAGAGTTGTTAGAAGGCGAAACAGATGGAACAAGAAAAGCCGGAGATGCTGATGGTAGCCACATCGCTTCTGTTAAAAAGCTTTCCGGTGAAGACGCACTGCTGACGGCAAATGAAAAAGGAAATGTCACTGTACTGGCAACTGATGAAAACGGAAAACAAAAAAAGTGGAACGTAACAGTTCTATATGAAGATCCGGCAAATCTACCCCAGACAGAACCAGAAGATTACGAGACAATCCGCAAACGGTGGAAAGATTCTCTCATCGGAAATGATTTAACTGAACTTGATGGAGGCAGAGTGATCCTTGACGACATTCAGGCTCAGGCAAAATCTGCATGGGAAGCGTATTCTTATAAAGGACAGGATTCCTGTGCCGGAATCCCCTGGCTTAAGGATGAAGGAGCTGAGGGTAACCCGGAGATTCCCTATGAGAATGATGCGGTAGAGTTTCGTCCGGCTTTTAAAAAGGTGCTGGCAATGGCAAAGGCATATGCAGCAAAGGGGAACCTTTATTACCAAAATGATGAGCTGATAAAGGACATAAAACAGATCATGAACTATCTGTGTTCCCAATGTTACTCACCAAAGACCCAGACAGATAACTGGTGGACGTGGGAAATCGGCGTTCCCAAAGACCTTATTCCAATACTGGTCCTTATATATGACCAGCTGACAGAGGAAGAAATCAGCCTTTATACCGAGGGACTTTATTTCTTTCAGCCGGATCCATATCATGAAGGCATCATTGGAACCGGAAGCACCCATGCTCAGGGATACCGGACGGCACAGGGAGCCAATATCATTGACTGTTCCAGGACCGCCTTGGGACTGGGAATTATCAGAGAAGATAATGAGCTTGTTTACATGGCTCAAAAAGCTTCTTCGGAGACATTTATAATCCAGAGCTTAAAAGACAGTACCAAAATTGCGGATCAGGGTTACACCAGCGGTTTTTATGCAGATGGTTCTTATCTTGACCATTCCCATGTGCCATATTTAGGGTCCTACGGAATTGAGTTCCTGAAAGGCGGGGCAGGAATGCCGCCTCTATTTGCCGGAACACCTTGGGAATATCCCAGAGAAGTGCAGGAAAACCTGGAATTCTATTTGAAAGAAGGGTTTTTGAATGGAATGTATGATGGTCTGATGCTGGATTCTCTGAAAGGTCGTTCTGTATCAAGACCTGCCGGCAGTAACCGGGATGCAGGAAGAGAAGCAATGATTCTTATGATCCAGCTTATGGATTCCGTTTCTCCTGAAGTGCAGGAAGAATTAAAAAGTTCATTAAAAGCCTGGATGGAGATTGATCCCGGATTTATAAAGATCTTAAGCGGAGCAGAGTATATATCGATAAAGGAAAAGGCCCTGGAAATTCAGGGAGATGATTCTATTGCCACCTCCATTGCTCCGATACATAAAAATCTGCCTCTCATGGACCGGGCCATTCACCGGACAGACAAGTTCCTGATGGTACTATCCATGTATTCAGAACGTATTCAGAATACGGAAATCATGAATCATGAAAACCGGTATGGCTGGCATCAGGGAAGCGGTATGACCTACTTATACAATCAGGATACCATGCAGTATACGGAAAATTTCTGGAACACTGTAAATCCTCTCCGGTTGGCGGGAACGACTCTCGTTTCCAAGAATATCGGTAACGGTCAGCCGGACAGCTCAGGCTTTGCCCAAGGCGGAGATTTCCGTTCAAGAGAATCCTGGGTCGGAGGCAGCAGCATAGAAAATGACGGAATAAACGGAATGTCTTTAACCGGAGAAGTCCGGGTCAAAGAGGGAGAAGGTTCTCCTGCCGTGACGTATTCCCCTAATCTGTCTGCTAAGAAATCCTGGTTTATGCTTGGGGAACAAATCGTATGCCTTGGAGCCGGCATATCTAATTCCGGAGAAGAATATCCGGTGGAAAGCATTATTGAAAACAGGCGTTTAAAACAGGATGGCGACAATGCGCTGATCATCAACGGAGAGCCAAAAGATCTTATGACTGAGTCCGCATCTTTAGTAGATATTGTAGACGGAAAAGTGGATGTGTCAGGAACAACGCTTTCCGATGTTTCATGGGCTCATTTGGAAGGGAATACGGACGGAAGCGATATCGGTTATTATTTCCCTGCCGGTTCTCAAACCATATCGGTAAGAAAAGCAAGGAATGCCGGAAACTGGTCAATGGTTGGAACATCAAATGGAAAAGCGGAAGAGAACTATCTGGAAATGTGGTTTGACCATGGAAAGAATCCTGAAGATGCCACATACGAGTATGTACTTCTTCCAGGAATGACCGCTGAAGAAACCGAACAGTATTCCAGGGAGCCACAAATCACGGTCCTGGCAAACACTTCACAGATGCAGGCTGTTTACGACAGATCCGAAAATACACTTGGAGCCAATGTATGGACAGATGCTGCTTCAAAAATTGGTGACTTCTCCATAAAAGGTGCTGCATCTTTCATGGCAAAAGAAGATGAGAATGGAATTCTGACTGTCTCAGCCTCTGATCCTACGATGAAAAATACAGGTACTATTGTAATCGAAATAAATAAACCTGTGACAGAAATTCTATCATCAGACGAGAATGTAAAGGCAGAACTGACAGAATACGGAGCAAAGCTTACCATTCAGGTAAAAGGAACCAACGGCTCCAATTCTTATGCAACAATGCAGTTGGCAGCTTCCCTGTATCCGCAGGCCGTTACTCTTGCCCCCGGACAAAGTATGTCCTTTGCAGTCAATGATTACACCAATGATGCGGGGATTATTACCTGGAAGGTCACAGGAGATAAGTCTTTAGAATCAGGTACCGGCATCGATGAAGAGGGCTGTCTTGATATTGATGATTTTGAAGAGAGCAGCCGGTTAAACGTGACCGCTGAACTGGAAAATGGGTTAAAGCTTCAGGCCTTTGTTTCTTTGGGCGGAAAAGTGGGACCAGAATTACCGAAAAACATTCAAAAAGTCCAGTCTCTTATTGAAGACGCAGTAAAAGAGGCGATAAGCAACGATGATTACAGTGATTACAAGGTACAAAAAGCCATCAGGTCAGCAGTCAATGCCTTAACTGCCGTTTCGAATGAGGAATTGGCAACGTATTTAATGGATCAATTGATCGCATTAGAAGAACTGTATAAGGCTGCGATGGCTGCAAATGACTGCATGATAGACAGCAGAGTGGATTCCACTGAAACAGAAATTACTGGTATACAGATTGCAGGGGCTGCGTTAAGCATACCCATTAAAATCACAGGAAACAGTGCAACTCCTTCCAGTGCAGTAAGAGCGACTGCCTCCAATGCAAGCAAGGCATCTCCCTCAACCGCTTTCTTGATCTTTGAAGATGAGGAAGATGATCAGGAAATCCGTACTGCAATTATGTCGGTCAATGACGGCAATGTATCGGAAACAGAAGAAGAGTTCCGAAAAACCTTCGGGCTTCAGCTTCAGCTGGAGGATAAGTACGGAAATAGAAAGCCTATATCGTTAAATGCTCCGGTGAAAGTGTGGATGGACATTCCTGATCAGGGAAAGGACAGCAGTTCCATTACTGCGACATTTAAGGGGTCAGGTGGAGAAACCAGACAATTACCCATTTATTGGAATCACAAAACAGATAAAATATCATTTGTGTTAACGGATAACGGAACAGTGACCTTAATCATTAACAGTACCACAGGAGGAGAAGAACACTTTCAAGTGTCCATAGATGACAGTCTGGAAGGCGGCAGCATTACTGCCAATCTCTCTGAGGGAAAAAAGGGAACAAAGGTAATTGTAAAGACAGTTCCTGATATTGGATATCGTTTAAAACGTCTATCTGTTAACGGAAAGACAGTATCACCGGACAAAAACGGAAAATATGAGTTCCTGCTCCTGCAGGATACATATATTACAGGTGAATTCCGGAAAACGAATCTGGACGGAGAGGGAAGCCAGGACAGAAATCGAAACTCTGAATCAAACATAGTTAGCTCTGTCTGGAAAAAAGTGAACGGAAAGTGGTACTATTTCAATGATAAGGGCAATATGGCAACAGGCTGGCTTCTGGTCGATGGAAAATGGTATTGGCTGAGCTTAGATGGAGCCATGCAGACAGGCTGGGTCTTTGATCAGATGGACAGTTCCTGGTATTATCTGG
- a CDS encoding MFS transporter, translating to MNASITNWKRNFYTIWAGQAFSQFSSSVLQFAIVWHLTDKTGSALVLSAAMMMGFLPQGILGPFIGVFIDRYNRKMIMAVSDLFIAAASFIMVIAGKMGVLSTELILLVLLIRSIGSAFHTPCLQAVTPQIVPEDQLTRCSGYSQALESVSQLFSPALAAVLYQSWSLSSIIFLDVIGALIAVFMLVISVIPELNHNESIGKIHIIEEAKEGFKILRTKKGMLGLVLIGTLYTLAMMPTSALFPLMSMSYFHGTSTNASVTEIVFSIGLLIGSLILGRWGGTKNRIYTIIGSFLLMSFSLFVSGFLPRDGFLIFAICSWLMGISGPFYWGMYTPLLQSNFEAKYLGRVISLSSSIRLISGPIGLSVSGVFAEKYGVEKWFLIAGALVLFASFLCLAIPSIRNCDAKLNDNKTED from the coding sequence ATGAACGCATCTATAACAAATTGGAAACGAAATTTTTATACTATATGGGCAGGCCAGGCATTTTCTCAATTTTCAAGTTCTGTCCTTCAGTTTGCGATTGTATGGCATTTAACAGATAAAACCGGTTCCGCCTTGGTTTTATCTGCCGCAATGATGATGGGATTCCTGCCGCAAGGAATCTTAGGTCCTTTCATAGGTGTGTTCATTGACCGTTATAATAGAAAGATGATTATGGCAGTCTCAGATTTATTCATTGCTGCGGCCAGTTTTATCATGGTTATTGCGGGGAAGATGGGCGTTTTATCCACAGAACTGATTTTATTGGTTTTGCTGATTCGTTCCATAGGATCTGCCTTTCATACGCCTTGCCTTCAGGCAGTGACGCCTCAGATTGTACCGGAAGATCAACTGACACGATGTTCCGGATACTCACAGGCATTAGAATCTGTTTCTCAATTATTTAGCCCTGCGTTAGCGGCAGTTCTCTATCAGTCATGGAGCTTAAGCAGTATCATCTTCCTTGATGTTATTGGAGCATTAATTGCAGTATTCATGCTTGTGATATCAGTAATCCCGGAATTAAATCATAATGAAAGCATAGGGAAGATACATATTATAGAAGAGGCAAAGGAAGGTTTTAAAATACTTCGTACCAAAAAAGGAATGCTGGGCCTGGTTTTAATAGGTACCCTTTATACCTTAGCAATGATGCCGACCAGTGCATTGTTTCCGCTGATGAGTATGTCATATTTTCATGGTACCAGCACAAATGCAAGTGTTACTGAAATTGTATTTTCCATTGGGCTGCTGATTGGCTCTTTGATATTGGGCAGATGGGGAGGAACTAAAAATAGAATTTATACCATAATCGGTTCTTTTCTGTTAATGAGTTTTAGTTTGTTTGTCTCTGGGTTCTTGCCGCGTGACGGTTTTTTAATATTTGCAATATGCTCCTGGTTAATGGGAATATCCGGCCCATTTTATTGGGGAATGTATACACCATTGCTGCAAAGCAACTTTGAAGCGAAGTATTTAGGGCGGGTAATATCATTATCTAGCAGTATCCGCTTAATAAGCGGCCCAATAGGACTTTCTGTTTCCGGAGTTTTTGCAGAGAAATATGGGGTGGAGAAGTGGTTTCTGATTGCAGGAGCACTGGTTTTATTTGCCTCATTTTTATGTCTGGCCATACCTTCCATAAGAAATTGTGATGCAAAACTAAATGATAATAAGACAGAAGATTAA
- a CDS encoding ArsR/SmtB family transcription factor — translation MDKHKKTAKIFKAFCDEQRLAILELLQDGEKCACELLEKLDITQSTLSHHMKILCESGIVVGRKDGKWMHYSISESGAEHVKKLINEITLVNLNKPNSCC, via the coding sequence ATGGATAAACACAAGAAAACTGCTAAAATATTCAAAGCGTTCTGTGATGAACAAAGACTTGCAATATTAGAGTTATTACAAGACGGAGAAAAGTGCGCCTGCGAATTGCTGGAAAAACTGGATATTACCCAGTCAACCTTGTCCCACCATATGAAAATTCTTTGTGAGTCCGGGATAGTTGTAGGGCGTAAGGATGGGAAATGGATGCATTATTCAATCAGTGAGTCCGGGGCAGAGCATGTGAAAAAGCTTATAAATGAAATAACATTGGTAAACCTCAATAAGCCAAATAGTTGCTGTTAA